From a single Ciconia boyciana chromosome 4, ASM3463844v1, whole genome shotgun sequence genomic region:
- the IFNK gene encoding interferon kappa, whose translation MKEKHVSTDKTTKKLQVYGSAKRQGNSADYFISMNILLQRSLLRVCITLALYIKLSHPVCLFQRTKVNYHNMNFLCKMGGYFSQQCLSETTDFRFPMEITKVTQKNVTMIIYEILQQIFQLFSKNLPDGAWNTEIQKFQNGIHQQIEELEICLSEELSKARNSFQTWILKSTIFSVKKYFQRITNFLKDKQYSHCSWEAVQMELRTCLIFFDSLMKKHTS comes from the coding sequence atgaaagaaaagcatgtgaGCACAGACAAGACAACCAAGAAACTGCAAGTTTACGGATCTGcaaaaaggcaaggaaatagTGCTGACTACTTCATCAGCATGAACATCTTGCTTCAGAGAAGTTTACTACGAGTTTGCATTACATTGGCATTGTACATCAAACTCTCGCATCCAGTTTGCCTTTTCCAAAGAACCAAAGTGAACTACCACAACATGAACTTTCTGTGCAAAATGGGTGGCTATTTTTCTCAGCAATGTCTTAGCGAAACAACTGATTTCAGATTCCCCATGGAGATTACCAAGGTCACACAGAAGAACGTCACAATGATCATCTATGAGATCCTCCAACAGATCTTCCAACTATTTAGCAAAAATCTTCCTGATGGTGCTTGGaatacagaaattcagaaatttcaaaatggaatTCATCAGCAAATTGAAGAATTAGAGATATGTTTGTCAGAAGAGCtatcaaaagcaagaaacagcTTTCAAACATGGATCCTAAAAAGCACTATATTCAGCGTGAAAAAGTACTTCCAAAGAATCACCAATTTCCTCAAAGATAAGCAATACAGCCACTGTTCCTGGGAAGCAGTCCAAATGGAATTGAGAACATGCCTTATATTTTTTGACAGTCTTATGAAAAAACACACGTCATAA